From Bacillota bacterium, one genomic window encodes:
- a CDS encoding sodium ABC transporter ATP-binding protein: MEDIVVFDGVSKRFPGFTLDRVSFSVKRGYVHGFIGRNGAGKTTTIKLLMNLLRPDAGSIRVFGLDHRQHEKEIKQRIGFVYADSCFYEDLSVEAMKRIVAACYRDWDEQAFRRYLDQFELPAGKRIKHLSRGMKVKYAIALALSHNADLIVMDEPTSGLDPVMRREILDLMLGLMQHEEKTIFFSTHITSDLEKVADYITFIHDGRILFSLPKDELFERYALVKGGRELLNADSRRLFVGLREHSFGFEGLTADAAAARAYFGGKAVVETPTLDDIMVYTIKYGQEAR, from the coding sequence ATGGAAGACATCGTCGTTTTTGACGGAGTGAGTAAACGCTTTCCCGGCTTCACCCTGGATCGGGTTTCGTTTTCGGTCAAACGGGGGTACGTTCACGGGTTCATCGGCAGGAACGGTGCGGGCAAGACGACCACCATCAAGCTGCTGATGAACCTGTTGCGTCCCGACGCCGGGTCGATCCGCGTCTTCGGCCTGGATCACCGCCAGCATGAGAAAGAAATCAAACAACGCATCGGCTTTGTTTACGCCGACAGCTGCTTCTACGAAGACTTGTCGGTGGAGGCGATGAAGCGCATCGTCGCCGCGTGCTATCGCGACTGGGACGAGCAGGCGTTCCGGCGCTACCTCGACCAGTTCGAGCTGCCGGCCGGCAAGCGCATCAAGCACTTGTCGCGGGGCATGAAGGTGAAGTACGCGATCGCCTTGGCGCTGTCGCACAACGCGGACTTGATCGTCATGGACGAGCCGACGTCGGGCCTCGACCCAGTGATGCGGCGGGAAATTTTGGACTTGATGCTGGGGCTCATGCAGCACGAAGAAAAGACCATCTTTTTCTCGACCCACATCACGTCGGACTTGGAGAAGGTGGCGGACTACATTACGTTCATTCACGACGGCCGCATCCTCTTTTCGCTCCCGAAAGACGAACTGTTCGAACGCTACGCCCTCGTCAAAGGCGGACGGGAGCTCTTGAACGCGGACAGCCGGCGGCTGTTCGTCGGGCTGCGGGAACACAGCTTCGGCTTCGAAGGGCTGACGGCCGACGCCGCCGCGGCGCGGGCCTATTTCGGCGGGAAAGCCGTCGTCGAAACGCCGACGCTGGACGACATCATGGTGTACACCATCAAGTACGGGCAGGAAGCGAGGTAA